Proteins co-encoded in one Bradyrhizobium sp. 170 genomic window:
- a CDS encoding multidrug efflux RND transporter permease subunit, giving the protein MNLGRLSINQPILAMVLSIVLLIVGAIAYTTLPVSEYPQVVPPTVTITTQYPGASAQTVSDTVAAPIEQEINGVEDMLYLYSQATSNGQLTITVTFKLGTDLDKAQVLVQNRVAIAQPRLPEEVQRNGVVTRKNSPDILMVVFMLSPDDTFDQLYISNYALLQVRDQLLRLDGVGDIQIFGARDYSMRLWLDPDKIATLGLTAGEVVAAIRSQNVQIAGGQIAEPPIADRAFSPNLTFTGRLKDPKQFEEIVVKAGADGRTVKLRDVARIELGALAYSTNSFLLRKSAVAMLVTQRPGSNALATAKGISNTMERLKASFPKGLDYNIGYNPTEFIAQSVSELIKTIYEAMALVVIVVLVFLQGWRPAIIPIIAIPVSLVGTFAVMAALGFSINNLTLFGLVLAVGIVVDDAIVVVENVERHLEHGMNRRDAALRTMQEVGSALVSIALVLCAVFVPTAFLGGISGQFFQQFAVTIAVATAISCFCSLTLSPALASLILQPHEDKRPPARWNFIARGWGAFTGVFNRGFDRLAHGYASAADFVIRHSVVMLLVYVALIGGAGWLLMTTPQGFIPAQDRGYVIVSVQLPGAASLARTTEVVREIERIALDTPGIVRVAAFAGFSGATRTQASNAAALFPVFEDPEERHKKGLSAGAIANNLRNRLASIQGAFIIVIPPPAVPGIGTGGGFTMRIQDRQGRGSEMLAAATGELVGAASKAPGLTQVFSTFAANTPQLFVDIDRVKAQKLGVPIANINDTIQTYFGSSYVNDFNLFGRTYRVTAQADLPFRKETSDLARLRTRNAAGDMVMLGSVVSFSDISGPDRVARYNLYPASELQGETLPGTSSATAIDIMKKLTEETLPSGFSFEWTDLSYQQVTGGNTGLYVFPICVLFVYLVLAAQYGSWSLPIAVILIVPMCLLAATIGVRIMGQDVNILTQIGFVVLVGLAAKNAILIVEFARDIELEGKARLEAVIEACRLRLRPILMTSFAFILGVLPLVISSGSGSEMRQAVGVAVFFGMLGVTLFGLIFTPIFYVIVRNLADGKGKKPAVV; this is encoded by the coding sequence ATGAATCTCGGTCGGCTCTCCATCAACCAGCCCATTTTGGCGATGGTGCTGTCGATCGTGCTGCTGATTGTCGGCGCGATCGCCTATACGACGCTGCCGGTTTCGGAATATCCGCAAGTGGTGCCGCCGACGGTGACGATCACCACGCAATATCCCGGCGCCTCCGCGCAAACCGTCTCCGATACGGTCGCCGCTCCGATCGAGCAGGAGATCAACGGCGTCGAGGACATGCTGTATCTCTACAGCCAGGCCACCTCGAACGGACAGTTGACGATCACGGTCACGTTCAAGCTCGGCACTGATTTGGACAAGGCGCAGGTGCTGGTGCAGAACCGCGTCGCGATCGCGCAGCCGCGGCTGCCCGAAGAGGTGCAGCGCAACGGCGTCGTCACCCGCAAGAACAGCCCCGACATCCTGATGGTCGTGTTCATGCTGTCGCCGGACGACACGTTCGACCAGCTCTATATCTCGAACTATGCGCTATTGCAGGTCCGTGACCAGTTGCTCCGGCTCGACGGCGTCGGCGACATCCAGATTTTCGGCGCGCGCGACTATTCGATGCGGCTGTGGCTCGATCCGGACAAGATCGCCACGCTGGGCCTGACCGCCGGCGAGGTGGTGGCGGCGATCCGCTCGCAAAACGTGCAGATCGCGGGCGGGCAGATCGCGGAACCTCCGATTGCCGACCGCGCCTTCTCGCCGAATCTCACGTTTACCGGCCGCCTGAAGGACCCGAAGCAGTTCGAGGAGATTGTGGTCAAGGCCGGCGCCGACGGGCGCACGGTCAAGCTGCGCGACGTCGCGCGGATCGAACTCGGGGCGCTCGCCTATTCGACCAACAGCTTCCTGCTGCGGAAATCCGCCGTCGCCATGCTGGTGACCCAGCGGCCCGGCTCCAATGCGCTCGCGACCGCCAAGGGCATTTCGAACACCATGGAGCGGCTGAAGGCGAGCTTCCCGAAAGGGCTCGACTACAATATCGGCTACAATCCGACCGAATTCATCGCACAGTCCGTCAGCGAGCTGATCAAGACGATCTACGAGGCGATGGCGCTGGTCGTGATCGTGGTGCTGGTGTTCTTGCAGGGCTGGCGGCCAGCCATCATTCCGATCATCGCGATCCCGGTGTCGCTGGTCGGCACCTTTGCCGTGATGGCAGCATTGGGATTCTCGATCAACAATCTCACGCTGTTCGGCCTCGTGCTCGCGGTCGGCATCGTGGTCGACGATGCGATCGTGGTGGTCGAAAACGTCGAACGCCATCTCGAGCACGGCATGAACCGGCGTGACGCCGCGCTTCGCACCATGCAGGAGGTCGGCAGCGCGCTGGTTTCGATTGCGCTGGTGTTGTGCGCGGTGTTCGTCCCGACGGCGTTCCTCGGCGGTATCTCCGGGCAGTTCTTCCAGCAGTTTGCCGTCACTATTGCGGTCGCGACCGCAATTTCCTGCTTCTGCTCGCTGACGCTGTCACCGGCGCTGGCCTCGCTGATCCTGCAGCCGCACGAAGACAAGCGGCCGCCGGCACGCTGGAATTTCATCGCCCGCGGCTGGGGTGCTTTTACCGGCGTCTTCAATCGCGGCTTCGACCGGCTGGCGCATGGCTATGCCAGCGCGGCCGATTTCGTGATCCGGCATTCGGTGGTGATGTTGCTGGTGTACGTGGCGCTGATCGGCGGCGCCGGATGGCTGTTGATGACAACGCCGCAAGGTTTCATCCCGGCGCAGGATCGCGGTTATGTCATTGTCTCCGTGCAATTGCCGGGCGCGGCGTCGCTGGCGCGCACCACCGAAGTGGTCCGCGAGATCGAGCGCATTGCGCTGGATACGCCCGGTATCGTTCGTGTAGCTGCCTTCGCCGGCTTCTCGGGTGCAACCCGAACGCAGGCAAGCAATGCCGCCGCGCTATTTCCCGTATTCGAAGATCCGGAAGAGCGCCACAAGAAGGGACTTTCCGCAGGCGCGATCGCCAACAATCTGCGCAACCGGCTGGCGAGCATCCAAGGTGCCTTCATCATCGTCATCCCGCCGCCTGCGGTACCCGGCATCGGCACCGGCGGCGGCTTCACCATGCGGATTCAGGACCGCCAGGGCCGCGGCTCCGAGATGCTTGCCGCGGCGACGGGTGAACTGGTCGGTGCGGCGAGCAAGGCGCCGGGCCTGACACAGGTGTTCTCCACTTTTGCGGCCAACACGCCGCAACTGTTCGTCGACATCGACCGCGTCAAGGCTCAGAAGCTCGGCGTGCCGATTGCGAACATCAACGATACGATCCAGACCTATTTCGGCTCGTCCTATGTCAACGACTTCAATCTGTTCGGCCGCACCTACCGCGTCACGGCGCAGGCCGATCTGCCGTTCCGGAAGGAGACATCCGATCTCGCACGCCTGCGCACCCGCAACGCCGCCGGCGACATGGTGATGCTCGGCAGCGTCGTGAGTTTCAGCGACATCTCCGGCCCCGACCGCGTCGCGCGCTACAATCTCTACCCCGCGTCCGAGCTGCAGGGCGAGACGCTGCCAGGCACGAGTTCGGCGACCGCGATCGACATCATGAAGAAGTTGACCGAGGAGACGCTGCCGAGCGGCTTCTCGTTCGAATGGACCGACCTGTCCTATCAGCAGGTCACCGGCGGCAACACCGGTCTTTACGTGTTTCCGATCTGCGTGCTGTTCGTGTATCTCGTGCTGGCAGCACAATACGGCTCATGGAGCCTGCCAATCGCGGTCATCCTGATCGTGCCGATGTGTCTGCTCGCCGCCACCATCGGCGTGCGGATCATGGGGCAGGATGTCAACATCCTGACCCAGATCGGTTTCGTGGTGCTGGTGGGGCTGGCGGCCAAGAACGCCATTCTCATCGTCGAGTTCGCGCGCGATATCGAACTCGAAGGAAAGGCGCGGCTGGAGGCCGTGATCGAAGCCTGCCGGCTGCGCTTGCGGCCGATCCTGATGACGTCGTTCGCCTTCATCCTCGGCGTGCTGCCGCTGGTGATCTCATCGGGCTCGGGCTCGGAGATGCGTCAGGCGGTGGGGGTCGCCGTGTTCTTCGGCATGCTCGGCGTCACGCTGTTCGGCCTGATCTTCACGCCGATCTTCTATGTCATCGTGCGGAATCTCGCGGACGGGAAGGGCAAGAAGCCGGCCGTGGTGTGA
- a CDS encoding AMP-binding protein: MYTGKHVHLRPLQPAFIMADTGETVTYRELEARCNRLAHLLRNRGLKRLDHYSIFMENNSRYLESCGAGERSGLYYTCVNSYLTASELAYILTNSQSRILITSREKLDVAREALKECPQVELCIVADGDSESDRIVGLQEATADMPHTPISGECVGTAMLYSSGTTGRPKGILRPLPELPADQQLPLFDFLVKIWQYREGMIYLSPAPLYHSAPQAAVNLTIKMGGTAIIMERFDPEQYLALIPKWGVTHTQLVPTMFSRMLKLPEEVRVRHDLSSLEIAIHAAAPCPAAVKDDIIKWWGPIIHEYYGATEGLGFTSCNSEEWLAHRGTVGRVLLGDLHILDENMQPCPVGTAGTVWFKTATPFEYFNDPGKTSEVRSADGTMSTVGDVGYVDDDGFLYLTDRATFMIISGGVNIYPQECENLLITHPKIADAAVFGVPNHDLGEEVKAVVQPMPGVSPGQELADELIAFCSQSLSRQKVPRSIDFESELPRLPTGKLYKRLLRDRYWGNKTSRIV, translated from the coding sequence ATGTACACCGGCAAGCACGTTCATCTTCGTCCGCTGCAGCCCGCCTTCATCATGGCTGATACCGGCGAGACCGTCACCTATCGCGAGCTGGAGGCGCGCTGCAACCGGCTGGCGCATCTGCTTCGCAACCGCGGCCTGAAGCGGCTCGATCACTATTCGATCTTCATGGAGAACAACAGCCGCTATCTGGAATCCTGCGGCGCCGGCGAACGCTCGGGCCTCTATTACACCTGCGTGAACTCTTACCTCACCGCGAGCGAGCTCGCCTATATCCTGACCAACAGCCAGTCGCGCATCCTCATCACATCAAGGGAAAAACTCGATGTCGCGCGCGAGGCGTTGAAGGAATGCCCGCAAGTGGAGCTTTGCATCGTCGCCGACGGCGACAGCGAAAGCGACCGCATCGTTGGCCTGCAAGAAGCAACTGCGGATATGCCGCACACACCGATATCAGGCGAATGCGTCGGCACCGCGATGCTCTATTCCTCCGGCACCACCGGCCGGCCGAAGGGGATTCTGCGCCCGTTGCCGGAACTGCCGGCCGATCAGCAATTGCCGCTATTCGATTTCCTGGTGAAGATCTGGCAGTACCGCGAGGGCATGATCTATTTGTCGCCGGCGCCGCTCTACCACTCGGCGCCGCAGGCCGCCGTCAACCTCACGATCAAGATGGGCGGCACCGCCATCATCATGGAACGGTTCGATCCCGAACAATATCTCGCACTGATTCCGAAATGGGGCGTCACCCATACCCAGCTCGTGCCCACGATGTTCTCGCGCATGCTGAAACTGCCGGAAGAAGTGCGCGTCCGCCATGACCTGTCATCGCTCGAAATCGCGATCCACGCCGCCGCGCCCTGCCCCGCGGCCGTGAAGGACGACATCATCAAATGGTGGGGACCGATCATCCATGAATATTACGGCGCCACCGAAGGCCTCGGCTTCACCTCCTGCAACAGCGAGGAATGGCTGGCCCATCGCGGCACCGTCGGTCGGGTGCTGCTTGGCGACCTCCATATTCTCGACGAGAACATGCAGCCCTGCCCGGTCGGCACAGCGGGCACGGTGTGGTTCAAGACCGCAACCCCGTTCGAATATTTCAACGATCCGGGCAAGACCAGCGAAGTCCGCTCGGCCGACGGCACCATGAGCACGGTCGGCGACGTCGGCTATGTCGACGATGACGGATTTCTTTACCTCACCGATCGCGCGACCTTCATGATCATCTCCGGCGGCGTCAATATCTATCCGCAGGAATGCGAGAACCTCCTGATCACCCATCCCAAGATCGCGGATGCGGCGGTGTTCGGCGTGCCCAATCACGATCTCGGCGAGGAAGTGAAGGCCGTGGTGCAGCCGATGCCGGGCGTTTCGCCGGGGCAGGAGCTGGCCGACGAACTGATCGCCTTCTGCAGCCAGTCGCTATCGCGCCAGAAAGTGCCGCGTTCGATCGACTTCGAGTCTGAATTGCCGCGGCTTCCGACCGGAAAACTCTACAAGCGGCTGTTGCGCGATCGCTATTGGGGCAACAAGACCTCGCGGATCGTCTAG
- a CDS encoding ABC transporter substrate-binding protein encodes MRSVQALAVAVLLLLPAYDVASAGEPKQGGILRVYHRDSPGSASIHEGATYSINIPFMPVFNNLVVFKQDVAQNSVDSIVPDLAESWAWSSDSKKLTFKLKQGVKWHDGKPFTSADVKCTFDMVMGKSQQKFRQNPRKSWYDQVSDVTVNGDFEASFELKRPQPALLSLLASGYTPVYPCHVSPADMRTKPIGTGPFKFVEFKANESIKLTKNPDYFKKGLPHLDGIEFTIITNRSTAILGFVSGKFDMTFPTEVSIPLLKEVKAQAPSAVCVVEPINVSTNIIVNSSSPPFDNTDIRRALALALDRKAFVQILFEGQADIGGTMLPAPGGLWAMPKEMLESIPGYGPDINANREEARKLMQKAGYGPDKRLAVKVATRNIPIYRDPAVILIDQIKSIYIDGELDVVDTAQWFPKVARKDYALGLNLTGNAVDDPDQSFYENYSCGSERNYTNYCNKEIEKLFDQQSVEKDVAKRKKLVWDIDKKLQEDVARPIIYHSRNGSCWQPYVKGITIMVNSSYNGYRYEDVWMDK; translated from the coding sequence ATGCGGAGCGTGCAAGCGCTTGCCGTCGCGGTATTGTTGTTGCTGCCGGCATACGATGTCGCATCGGCCGGAGAGCCGAAACAGGGCGGCATCCTCAGGGTCTATCACCGTGACAGCCCGGGCAGCGCCTCGATCCATGAAGGCGCGACCTATTCGATCAATATTCCCTTCATGCCGGTCTTCAACAACCTCGTCGTCTTCAAGCAGGACGTGGCGCAGAACAGCGTGGATTCGATTGTCCCCGATCTCGCGGAGAGCTGGGCCTGGAGCAGCGACAGCAAGAAACTGACCTTCAAGCTGAAGCAGGGCGTCAAATGGCATGACGGCAAGCCGTTCACGTCGGCCGACGTCAAATGCACCTTCGACATGGTGATGGGCAAATCGCAGCAGAAGTTCCGCCAGAACCCGCGAAAGTCCTGGTATGATCAGGTCAGCGACGTGACCGTCAACGGCGATTTCGAAGCGTCCTTCGAATTGAAGCGGCCGCAACCGGCGTTGCTGTCGCTGCTCGCCTCGGGCTACACGCCGGTTTACCCCTGCCACGTCTCTCCGGCCGACATGCGCACCAAGCCGATCGGCACCGGCCCGTTCAAATTCGTCGAGTTCAAGGCCAACGAGTCGATCAAGCTCACGAAGAACCCTGATTACTTCAAGAAGGGCCTGCCGCATCTCGACGGCATCGAATTCACTATCATTACCAACCGCTCGACGGCGATTCTCGGATTTGTCTCCGGAAAATTCGACATGACGTTCCCGACCGAAGTGTCGATCCCGCTGCTCAAGGAGGTCAAGGCACAGGCGCCGAGCGCGGTTTGCGTGGTCGAGCCGATCAATGTTTCGACCAACATCATCGTCAACTCTTCCTCCCCGCCGTTTGACAATACGGACATTCGCCGGGCGCTAGCGCTGGCGCTGGATCGCAAGGCGTTCGTGCAGATCCTGTTCGAGGGGCAGGCCGATATCGGCGGCACCATGCTGCCTGCGCCGGGCGGATTGTGGGCGATGCCGAAGGAAATGCTGGAATCGATCCCGGGCTACGGCCCCGACATCAACGCCAACCGGGAGGAGGCGCGTAAATTGATGCAGAAGGCGGGCTACGGCCCGGACAAGCGCCTCGCCGTCAAGGTCGCCACACGCAACATTCCGATTTACCGCGATCCCGCCGTGATCCTGATCGACCAGATCAAGAGCATCTACATCGATGGCGAACTCGACGTCGTCGACACCGCGCAATGGTTCCCGAAGGTCGCGCGCAAGGACTACGCGCTTGGCCTCAACCTCACCGGCAACGCGGTCGACGATCCCGACCAGTCGTTCTACGAGAACTATTCCTGCGGATCGGAGCGCAACTACACCAACTACTGCAACAAGGAGATCGAAAAACTGTTCGATCAGCAGTCGGTCGAGAAGGATGTTGCCAAGCGCAAGAAGCTGGTCTGGGATATCGACAAGAAGCTTCAGGAAGATGTGGCGAGGCCGATCATATACCATAGCCGGAACGGCTCCTGCTGGCAGCCTTACGTCAAGGGCATCACCATCATGGTGAACAGCTCCTATAACGGCTATCGTTACGAAGACGTCTGGATGGACAAGTAA
- a CDS encoding iron-containing alcohol dehydrogenase yields the protein MHQGRVVFGAMDEVVFGRPASEALVEQLNRLGTTRAFLMVSGTLNRETDEIENIRRVLGPRCAGTFDAMPPHTPRAAVIAASEQARTAGADIIVTVGGGSITDGAKAVQLCLANDIRNPDDIDRIRAGRGASPQLTAPTVRQISVPTTIAGGEFSSTAGVTNENTKVKEALRHPLLMPRAAILDPWLSQHTPEWLWLSTGIRAVDHCVEGICAREAHPYGDAQALKGLSMLAQALPRVKADAQDLDARMDCQIGTWLSTGPLASGVPMGASHGIGYVLGAEFGVPHGYTSCVMLPSVMRWNKSANAERQAQVAAAMGHPNEDAGDVLDAFIRNLGMPRSLREVNVGPEHFDRIALAAMATPWVPRNPRKIEGPAQVREILDLAA from the coding sequence GTGCATCAAGGGCGTGTCGTATTCGGCGCGATGGATGAGGTCGTGTTCGGGCGGCCGGCATCGGAGGCGCTCGTCGAGCAGTTGAACCGGCTCGGCACCACACGCGCCTTCCTGATGGTCAGCGGCACGCTCAACCGCGAAACCGATGAAATCGAGAACATTCGCCGCGTGCTGGGGCCGCGCTGCGCCGGCACGTTCGATGCGATGCCGCCGCATACGCCGCGCGCAGCCGTCATTGCCGCCAGCGAACAGGCCCGCACCGCCGGTGCCGATATCATCGTCACCGTCGGCGGCGGTTCGATTACCGACGGCGCCAAGGCGGTGCAGCTTTGCCTCGCCAACGATATCCGCAACCCTGACGACATCGACAGGATCCGGGCTGGTCGCGGCGCTTCGCCGCAGCTCACCGCGCCGACGGTGCGCCAGATCAGCGTGCCGACCACGATCGCCGGCGGCGAGTTCTCTTCCACGGCGGGCGTTACCAACGAGAACACCAAGGTCAAGGAAGCGCTGCGCCATCCGCTGCTGATGCCCCGCGCGGCGATTCTCGATCCCTGGCTTAGCCAGCACACCCCGGAGTGGCTGTGGCTCTCGACCGGCATCCGTGCCGTCGACCATTGCGTCGAGGGCATCTGCGCGCGCGAGGCGCATCCTTACGGCGACGCCCAGGCGCTGAAGGGGCTGTCGATGCTGGCACAGGCGCTGCCGCGGGTGAAGGCCGATGCGCAAGACCTCGACGCCCGGATGGATTGCCAGATCGGGACCTGGCTTTCGACCGGGCCGCTGGCTTCCGGCGTGCCGATGGGCGCCAGCCACGGCATCGGCTACGTGCTCGGCGCGGAGTTCGGCGTGCCGCACGGCTACACTTCCTGCGTGATGCTGCCGTCGGTGATGCGCTGGAACAAATCAGCGAATGCCGAGCGGCAGGCGCAGGTTGCAGCCGCGATGGGGCACCCGAACGAGGACGCCGGCGACGTGCTCGACGCCTTCATTCGCAACCTCGGCATGCCGCGCAGCCTGCGCGAGGTCAACGTTGGACCTGAGCATTTCGACCGTATCGCGCTGGCAGCAATGGCAACGCCCTGGGTGCCGCGCAATCCGCGCAAGATCGAGGGGCCGGCGCAGGTGCGCGAGATTCTCGATTTGGCCGCCTAG
- a CDS encoding efflux RND transporter periplasmic adaptor subunit encodes MPTGADVRAPRGLPWLASLLALALSACGDKPPQQPAAAAPPVTVAQPVKRTVTDWDEFTGRFEAVQEVQVRARVGGFVSSVEFRDGSIVRTGDLLYVIDARPFEAVAEQADGQLSDARAKAELARRELDRALTLNQTQAVSDSIVDQRRQTLQAARAAEMQAEGALKAAKLNIEFTHVMAPITGRVSRHLVTPGNLVQGSEGGATLLTSIVSLDPIFIYFDVDEATYQRNSRLWFEGKRPSSRDTPNPVEVTLTGETKPSHDGKMDFLDNRLDVSTGTLRSRAVIPNKDLSILPGQFGRVRIIGSAPYEALLLPDTAVATDQSRKIVFVVKDDNTVEAKPVTLGPLDEGLRVIREGLKPEDRVIIDGLQRARVGAKVTPRPGDIKPAGAKT; translated from the coding sequence TTGCCGACGGGGGCCGATGTTCGCGCACCTCGTGGCCTGCCATGGTTGGCCTCGCTGCTCGCGCTGGCGCTGTCGGCTTGCGGCGACAAGCCGCCGCAACAGCCGGCCGCGGCGGCGCCGCCCGTTACGGTCGCGCAGCCGGTGAAGCGGACCGTTACCGACTGGGACGAGTTCACCGGACGTTTCGAGGCGGTCCAGGAAGTCCAGGTTCGCGCCCGCGTCGGCGGTTTCGTATCCAGTGTCGAATTCCGCGATGGCTCCATCGTGCGCACGGGCGATCTGCTTTACGTGATTGACGCCCGTCCGTTCGAGGCGGTCGCCGAACAGGCCGACGGCCAGTTGTCCGATGCGCGGGCGAAAGCAGAACTCGCCAGGCGCGAACTCGACCGCGCCCTGACCCTGAACCAGACCCAGGCGGTGTCCGATTCCATCGTCGACCAGCGCCGCCAGACCTTGCAGGCGGCGCGCGCCGCGGAAATGCAGGCTGAAGGCGCGCTCAAGGCCGCCAAGCTCAATATCGAGTTCACCCATGTGATGGCGCCGATCACCGGCCGCGTCAGCCGCCATCTGGTCACGCCCGGCAATCTCGTGCAGGGCAGCGAGGGCGGCGCGACGCTGCTCACCTCGATCGTCTCGCTCGATCCGATCTTCATCTATTTCGACGTCGACGAGGCGACCTACCAGCGGAACAGCCGGCTCTGGTTCGAAGGCAAGCGGCCGAGTTCGCGCGACACGCCGAACCCGGTCGAGGTGACGCTGACCGGTGAAACCAAGCCCTCGCATGACGGCAAGATGGATTTCCTCGACAACCGCCTGGACGTCTCGACCGGGACGCTGCGCAGCCGTGCGGTGATCCCGAACAAGGATCTCTCGATCCTGCCCGGCCAGTTCGGCCGCGTCCGCATCATCGGCAGTGCGCCCTATGAGGCCCTGCTGCTGCCGGACACGGCTGTCGCGACCGACCAGTCGCGGAAGATCGTTTTCGTCGTCAAGGACGACAATACGGTCGAGGCAAAGCCGGTGACGCTTGGGCCGCTCGATGAAGGCCTGCGCGTGATCCGTGAGGGCCTGAAGCCGGAAGACCGCGTCATTATCGACGGTCTGCAACGGGCACGGGTGGGGGCAAAGGTCACCCCGCGGCCCGGCGACATCAAGCCGGCCGGTGCCAAGACATGA
- a CDS encoding ABC transporter substrate-binding protein produces the protein MKSGLLAAVAVGGVLLAAPASAQGVKIGILNDQSGVYADYGGKWSFEAAKMAIEDFGGEVLGHKIEIVSADHQNKPDLATAIARRWYEVEGVDMITELTTSSVALAIHDLSKQMKKIDIVVGAATSRLTGDACQPYGFHWAYDTHALAYGTGGALVESGGDSWFFMTADYAFGHALEKDTGDYVKAKGGKVLGAVRIPLNSSDFSSFLLQAQSSKAKIIGLANAGLDTTNSIKQAAEFGIVKRGQKLAGLLLTLAEVHGLGLEAAQGLVLTEGYYWDRDAKSRNLSERFFKRTGRMPNMIQAGTYSATLQYLKAVKAAGTKDTEAVTRKLKELPVDDDFAQGGKVLENGRMVHDLYLFEVKKPSESKKPWDYYKQLAVVPGDKAFPAAKDSGCPLVK, from the coding sequence ATGAAGTCGGGATTGTTGGCCGCCGTTGCGGTGGGTGGTGTTTTGCTCGCCGCGCCGGCATCGGCGCAGGGCGTCAAGATCGGTATTCTGAACGATCAATCCGGCGTCTACGCCGATTACGGCGGCAAATGGTCGTTCGAGGCGGCCAAGATGGCGATCGAGGATTTTGGCGGCGAAGTCCTGGGCCACAAGATCGAAATCGTCTCCGCCGATCACCAGAACAAGCCGGATCTCGCCACCGCCATCGCGCGGCGCTGGTATGAGGTCGAAGGCGTCGACATGATCACGGAGCTGACGACCTCCTCGGTTGCGCTCGCGATCCACGATCTCTCCAAGCAGATGAAGAAGATCGACATCGTCGTGGGCGCGGCGACATCGCGCCTGACCGGCGATGCCTGCCAGCCTTACGGATTTCACTGGGCCTACGATACCCACGCGCTGGCCTACGGCACCGGCGGCGCGCTGGTGGAATCCGGCGGCGATAGCTGGTTCTTCATGACGGCGGACTATGCGTTCGGCCATGCGCTGGAAAAGGACACCGGCGACTACGTCAAGGCGAAGGGCGGCAAGGTGCTGGGCGCGGTCCGGATTCCCCTGAACTCGTCGGACTTTTCGTCATTCCTGCTGCAGGCGCAGAGCTCGAAAGCCAAGATCATCGGCCTCGCCAATGCCGGCCTCGACACCACCAACTCGATCAAGCAGGCGGCGGAATTCGGCATCGTCAAGCGCGGCCAGAAGCTTGCCGGCCTGCTGCTGACGCTCGCCGAAGTCCACGGCCTCGGGCTCGAGGCCGCGCAAGGCCTGGTGCTGACGGAAGGCTACTACTGGGACCGCGACGCCAAGAGCCGCAACCTCTCCGAACGCTTCTTCAAGCGTACCGGCCGCATGCCGAACATGATCCAGGCCGGCACCTATTCGGCGACGCTGCAATATCTGAAGGCGGTCAAGGCGGCAGGCACCAAGGACACCGAGGCGGTTACCAGGAAGCTGAAAGAGCTTCCGGTGGACGACGACTTCGCGCAGGGCGGCAAGGTGCTGGAAAACGGCCGCATGGTGCACGACCTCTATCTGTTCGAGGTCAAGAAGCCGTCTGAATCGAAGAAGCCGTGGGATTACTACAAACAGCTCGCCGTGGTCCCCGGCGACAAGGCGTTCCCGGCAGCGAAGGATTCCGGCTGCCCGCTGGTAAAGTAG
- a CDS encoding ABC transporter permease: MFAYIVRRLALMLVTLVGISIIIFVLLRVVPGNIVDILFDAAGFVDPTDKANLEKELGLDLPIYQQYLNWIGGLLQGDLGYSYVSEKPALQEILPRIPITARLAALALLFSASIGIPLGVISAVHQGSRLDYTLRVVSLSGLSLPSFWLGLLILMASVSLFGHMPIYNPNPATWTEAFAIYAVPAMAVGFRSAALTMRITRSSMLEILRQDYIRTARAKGASEASVNYRHALKNAILPVITVIGIEAAFLIGGLIVTETVFNIPGVARFLVEALRWRDYPIVQNLVMLIAVVVVVANFTVDMLYAAIDPRIRYGD, translated from the coding sequence GTGTTTGCTTATATCGTGCGACGCCTCGCCTTGATGCTCGTGACCCTGGTCGGGATCTCGATCATCATCTTCGTGCTGCTGCGCGTCGTCCCCGGCAACATCGTCGATATCCTGTTCGATGCGGCCGGCTTCGTCGATCCCACCGACAAGGCCAACCTCGAAAAGGAACTTGGCCTCGATCTGCCGATCTACCAGCAATATCTGAACTGGATCGGCGGGCTGCTGCAGGGCGATCTCGGCTATTCCTACGTGTCGGAAAAGCCGGCGCTGCAGGAGATCCTGCCGCGCATTCCGATCACCGCGCGGCTGGCGGCGCTGGCGCTGCTGTTCTCCGCTTCGATCGGCATTCCGCTCGGCGTCATCAGCGCGGTCCATCAGGGCTCGCGGCTCGACTATACCTTGCGCGTCGTCAGCCTGAGCGGCCTGTCGCTGCCGTCCTTCTGGCTCGGCCTGTTGATCCTGATGGCGTCGGTCTCGCTGTTCGGCCACATGCCGATCTATAATCCGAACCCGGCAACCTGGACCGAAGCTTTCGCGATCTATGCCGTCCCGGCGATGGCGGTCGGTTTCCGCAGCGCCGCGCTGACCATGCGCATCACGCGCTCCTCGATGCTGGAAATCCTGCGGCAGGACTACATCCGGACCGCGCGCGCCAAAGGCGCGTCCGAGGCATCGGTCAATTATCGCCACGCGCTGAAGAACGCCATTCTCCCGGTCATTACCGTGATCGGCATCGAGGCGGCCTTCCTGATCGGCGGGCTGATCGTCACCGAAACCGTTTTCAATATTCCCGGTGTCGCCCGCTTCCTGGTCGAGGCGCTGCGCTGGCGTGATTACCCGATCGTCCAGAACCTCGTGATGCTGATCGCCGTGGTCGTGGTGGTCGCAAACTTCACCGTCGACATGCTTTACGCCGCGATCGACCCGCGCATCCGCTATGGGGACTAG